One segment of Chionomys nivalis chromosome 1, mChiNiv1.1, whole genome shotgun sequence DNA contains the following:
- the Vamp8 gene encoding vesicle-associated membrane protein 8 has translation MEDASGGNDRVRNLQSEVEGVKNIMTQNVERILARGENLDHLRNKTEDLEATSEHFKTTSQKVARKFWWKNVKMIVLICVIVLVIIVLIALFATGTIPT, from the exons ATG GAGGACGCCAGTGGGGGAAATGACCGCGTTAGGAACCTGCAGAGTGAGGTGGAGGGAGTAAAGAATATCATGACCCAGAATGTGGAAAGAATCTTGGCCCGAGGGGAAAACTTGGACCATCTCCGAAACAAGACAGAGGACTTGGAAGCCACG TCTGAACACTTCAAGACAACATCGCAGAAGGTGGCCCGGAAGTTCTGGTGGAAGAATGTGAAGATGATAGTCCTCATCTGTGTGATTGTTCTTGTCATCATTGTCCTCATTGCGCTCTTTGCCACTGGCACCATCCCCACTTAA